A window from Flavobacterium sp. 83 encodes these proteins:
- a CDS encoding undecaprenyl-diphosphate phosphatase: MNTLQAIILAIIEGITEFLPVSSTGHMIIASSFFGIAHDDFTKLFTIVIQLGAILSVVVLYFKRFFQSFDFYFKLLVAFIPAVVFGLLFSKKIDALLESPVTVAVSLLIGGIILLKVDDWFAVPEVGYPVSKEITYLQAFKIGMFQCLAMIPGVSRSGASIVGGMSQKLSRTTAAEFSFFLAVPTMLGATAKKCYDYYKDGYVLTHEQINFLIIGNVVAFIVALLAIKSFIGFLSRKGFKIFGYYRIIAGIILLIIHFFIHPLTII, from the coding sequence ATGAATACTTTACAAGCAATTATTCTTGCCATTATTGAAGGAATCACTGAATTTCTACCTGTTTCTTCTACCGGTCACATGATTATCGCATCTTCTTTTTTTGGAATTGCACATGATGATTTTACGAAACTTTTTACTATTGTTATTCAATTGGGGGCTATTCTTTCGGTTGTCGTTTTATATTTTAAAAGATTCTTTCAATCCTTTGATTTTTATTTCAAATTACTGGTTGCTTTTATTCCCGCAGTTGTTTTTGGATTGCTTTTCAGCAAAAAAATAGACGCTTTACTGGAAAGTCCGGTTACTGTTGCCGTTTCTCTTTTGATAGGAGGAATCATTTTACTAAAAGTAGATGATTGGTTTGCAGTTCCAGAAGTTGGATATCCAGTAAGTAAGGAAATTACTTACCTGCAAGCATTTAAAATTGGAATGTTTCAATGTCTTGCCATGATTCCGGGTGTTTCACGAAGTGGTGCTAGTATCGTAGGCGGAATGTCTCAGAAACTATCTCGAACTACTGCCGCAGAATTCTCCTTTTTCCTTGCCGTTCCTACCATGTTAGGTGCTACCGCAAAAAAATGTTACGACTATTACAAAGACGGATATGTATTGACGCACGAGCAAATCAACTTTCTTATCATTGGCAATGTGGTGGCATTTATTGTCGCACTTTTAGCAATAAAATCATTCATAGGTTTTTTAAGCCGAAAAGGATTTAAGATTTTTGGTTATTACAGAATTATAGCTGGAATTATACTGTTAATAATCCACTTTTTCATTCATCCATTGACTATTATTTAA
- a CDS encoding uroporphyrinogen-III synthase, with protein sequence MKVKTILVSQPEPKVENSPYFELQQKHKVKIDFRPFIHVEGVNAKEIRLQKIDLNHYTAIILTSKNAVDHFFRVADEMRFKVPEGLKYFCQSEAIAFYLQKYVVYRKRKIYVGPKDFADLSPLIKKYKDEKFLLPASDQLNADAPITLNALKVDWTPAVFYKTVMSDLSDLADVYYDVLAFFSPTGIKSLFKNFPDFKQNNTRIAVFGSTTQKEALDHGLRVDILAPTPATPSMTMALEKYIIEANKGK encoded by the coding sequence ATGAAAGTGAAAACAATTTTGGTGTCACAGCCCGAACCTAAAGTGGAAAATTCCCCTTATTTTGAGCTTCAACAAAAGCATAAAGTTAAAATTGATTTCAGACCTTTTATTCATGTAGAAGGCGTTAATGCAAAAGAGATTAGACTTCAAAAAATCGATCTCAATCATTACACAGCAATTATTTTGACAAGCAAAAATGCTGTAGATCATTTCTTTAGAGTTGCTGATGAAATGCGGTTTAAAGTTCCTGAAGGACTGAAATATTTCTGCCAGTCAGAAGCAATTGCATTTTACCTGCAAAAATACGTTGTGTATAGAAAACGTAAAATTTACGTAGGACCTAAAGATTTTGCTGATTTATCACCATTGATAAAAAAATACAAAGACGAAAAATTCTTATTACCAGCTTCAGATCAATTGAATGCCGATGCGCCAATAACGCTGAATGCTTTGAAGGTAGACTGGACACCAGCCGTGTTTTATAAAACGGTGATGAGTGACCTGTCTGACTTAGCTGATGTCTATTATGATGTTCTGGCTTTCTTTAGTCCAACCGGGATAAAATCATTGTTTAAAAACTTCCCTGACTTCAAGCAAAACAACACTCGTATTGCCGTTTTTGGAAGTACTACACAAAAAGAAGCATTGGATCATGGGCTTAGAGTGGATATTCTAGCACCAACGCCAGCAACACCATCGATGACAATGGCTTTAGAAAAATACATTATCGAAGCTAATAAAGGAAAATAA
- a CDS encoding DUF4271 domain-containing protein, with product MIEHVLHPRIIGNKDWATLLFVLSLAIIAITKSVFENRFGDFSKLIFSDKYTKIYKDSSHLKSGFTIALFFVQVVSFAFFIQISLSQFGYATKTDWILYIQIITFLIFFILSKYLIEKIIGTAFNMEEFVEQFNLQKVTYRTYIGLFILPINIILFYYDTISRNIPLFIIATVLIINVLTYSISIKNYQNLIFGKLFYFILYLCALEIAPYYFMYYWLTKGSA from the coding sequence ATGATTGAACACGTACTTCATCCAAGGATAATCGGAAATAAAGATTGGGCTACACTTTTATTTGTGTTGTCTTTAGCTATTATTGCTATTACTAAATCAGTTTTTGAAAACCGTTTTGGCGATTTCTCCAAATTAATTTTTTCAGATAAATACACTAAAATTTATAAAGACAGCAGCCATCTTAAAAGTGGCTTTACCATTGCATTGTTTTTTGTTCAAGTTGTTTCATTTGCATTTTTCATTCAGATTTCATTAAGTCAGTTTGGATATGCTACAAAAACAGATTGGATTTTATATATTCAAATAATCACATTTCTTATCTTTTTTATTTTATCGAAATATCTCATAGAAAAAATTATCGGTACAGCATTCAATATGGAGGAATTTGTAGAACAATTTAACCTCCAAAAAGTAACTTACAGAACCTATATTGGATTATTTATACTACCAATCAATATTATTCTGTTCTATTACGACACAATATCAAGAAATATTCCATTATTTATTATCGCTACTGTATTGATAATAAATGTTTTAACATATTCAATTTCAATAAAAAACTATCAAAACTTAATATTCGGTAAGTTGTTTTATTTTATTTTATATCTTTGCGCTCTTGAAATAGCCCCCTATTATTTTATGTATTATTGGCTCACAAAAGGGAGTGCGTAG
- a CDS encoding DUF3098 domain-containing protein has protein sequence MKDNNQKQEFLFDKINYKILLIGIGVIALGFILMSGGGSNDPKVFSEAIFDFRRIRLAPTTVLIGFGITVYAILKNPKKA, from the coding sequence ATGAAAGATAACAATCAAAAACAAGAATTCCTTTTTGATAAAATAAATTATAAAATCCTATTAATTGGGATTGGAGTAATTGCTTTAGGATTTATTCTAATGTCAGGTGGTGGAAGTAATGATCCAAAAGTGTTTAGCGAAGCAATCTTCGATTTCAGAAGAATTCGTCTTGCTCCAACAACTGTTTTAATCGGTTTTGGAATCACCGTTTATGCCATTCTTAAAAACCCAAAAAAAGCATAA
- a CDS encoding patatin-like phospholipase family protein — protein sequence MDLKTKSIGLVLSGGGSKGIAHAGAIKFLEEKNIFPSRIAGTSAGSIVGALYAWGKTPDEILEFFKSIYLFHWKHFTFTKAGLIDSESFKSYFHAIFKDALLADLKIPIHITATDMVRGRLKIFGSETTIIDAILASSAFPGILSPYEIKGKLYSDGGILNHFPTDILQGQCETVIGVYVSPIQKIEAKDLSSIKAVTTRAFDILSANSNMHKFNVCDWVIEPKDLCLYSTFETNKIKMDAIFNIGYEATKKSYEKLNL from the coding sequence ATGGATTTAAAAACGAAATCAATAGGACTGGTATTATCTGGCGGAGGATCAAAAGGCATCGCACACGCAGGAGCCATTAAATTCTTGGAAGAAAAAAACATTTTCCCTTCTCGAATTGCTGGAACAAGTGCTGGTTCAATTGTTGGCGCCTTGTATGCGTGGGGGAAAACACCGGATGAAATCCTGGAATTTTTTAAGTCTATCTACCTTTTTCATTGGAAACATTTTACCTTCACAAAAGCCGGTCTGATTGATTCGGAATCATTCAAAAGCTATTTTCATGCTATTTTCAAAGATGCCTTGCTAGCGGACTTAAAGATTCCAATTCACATTACAGCAACTGATATGGTTAGAGGGAGACTAAAAATATTTGGTTCTGAAACAACCATTATTGATGCTATTTTAGCCTCATCAGCATTCCCCGGAATTTTGTCTCCGTACGAAATCAAAGGAAAACTGTATAGTGACGGTGGTATCTTAAATCATTTCCCCACAGATATCCTTCAAGGACAATGTGAAACCGTCATTGGTGTTTATGTAAGTCCAATTCAAAAAATTGAAGCTAAAGACTTGAGTTCCATAAAAGCTGTAACCACCCGTGCTTTTGATATCCTTTCGGCAAATTCAAATATGCATAAATTCAACGTTTGCGATTGGGTTATTGAGCCAAAGGATTTGTGCCTTTACAGCACTTTTGAAACAAATAAAATAAAAATGGATGCTATTTTCAATATTGGCTATGAAGCCACAAAAAAATCCTATGAAAAACTTAATTTATAA
- a CDS encoding ABC transporter permease, whose product MSSSFDKFQKRRLISSYFSVVLSVFLVLFLLGMLGFFIINSKKLADDFKEKIAMTVFFKNDANDSILKAFGTELKTAPFAKSSVYVTKEAAAKQHTDIIGEDFMEFLGENPLQNSYDIHLKADYVIKDSIAKIETRLRKNAMISDIVYDKQLVNLVNDNIKKVSMWILIISGFFTVIAVLLINSSLRLSIHSNRFIIKTMQMVGATKAFIRKPFVMRSIKLGMIGAGLAILALIGVLVYVQTNFPDLGILDDKLLVSLVLLGVLGIGIVITWLSTYFATQRFLNLRTDDLY is encoded by the coding sequence ATGAGTTCTTCCTTTGATAAATTTCAAAAACGCAGGTTAATTTCTTCTTATTTTTCAGTAGTATTAAGTGTATTCTTAGTGCTATTCCTATTAGGAATGTTAGGGTTTTTCATTATAAATTCTAAAAAACTGGCCGATGATTTCAAGGAAAAAATTGCCATGACAGTGTTTTTCAAAAACGATGCTAATGACAGTATCCTGAAAGCTTTTGGAACTGAATTAAAAACAGCTCCTTTTGCAAAATCATCTGTTTACGTTACCAAAGAAGCTGCTGCAAAGCAACATACTGATATTATAGGTGAGGATTTTATGGAATTTCTTGGCGAAAACCCTTTGCAAAACTCCTACGATATTCACTTAAAAGCAGATTATGTAATCAAGGATAGTATTGCAAAAATAGAAACTCGTTTACGCAAAAACGCTATGATTTCGGATATTGTTTATGACAAACAATTAGTAAATCTTGTCAATGATAATATCAAAAAAGTGAGTATGTGGATTTTAATTATTAGCGGATTTTTCACCGTTATTGCCGTTTTATTAATCAACAGCTCTTTACGTTTATCCATACATTCGAATCGATTTATCATCAAAACCATGCAAATGGTAGGAGCTACAAAAGCATTTATCAGAAAGCCATTTGTGATGCGAAGCATAAAACTGGGGATGATTGGTGCAGGTTTAGCCATTTTAGCATTGATTGGCGTTTTGGTTTACGTTCAAACTAATTTTCCCGACCTTGGTATTCTTGACGACAAATTATTAGTTAGCTTAGTTTTATTAGGTGTTTTAGGCATTGGTATTGTAATTACTTGGCTAAGTACATATTTTGCAACACAACGATTTTTAAACTTAAGAACGGACGATCTTTATTAA
- a CDS encoding polyprenol monophosphomannose synthase: MNDCIVIIPTYNEIENIESIIRTVLSQHKLFHVLIIDDNSPDGTADRVVMLQSEFKGRLFLEKRAKKAGLGTAYVHGFKWALERKYDFIFEMDADFSHNPSDLEKLYNACHLGDADLAIGSRYVTGVNVVNWPLSRVLLSYFASVYVRFITGMKIHDATAGFVCYKRQVLESIDLNKIKFVGYAFQIEMKYRTYCKKFQIVEVPIIFTDRTKGQSKMSNLIIKEAILGVISLRLKKLVNTL, from the coding sequence ATGAACGATTGTATTGTTATAATTCCTACCTATAACGAAATTGAAAATATCGAAAGCATTATCAGAACAGTGCTTTCTCAACACAAGCTTTTTCATGTTCTTATTATTGATGATAATTCGCCTGATGGTACTGCGGATAGAGTAGTTATGCTTCAGTCTGAATTTAAAGGCAGGTTGTTTTTGGAAAAAAGAGCAAAAAAAGCAGGATTAGGAACTGCGTATGTACATGGTTTTAAATGGGCTTTAGAGCGTAAATATGATTTTATTTTTGAAATGGATGCGGATTTCTCACATAATCCAAGTGATTTAGAGAAATTGTATAATGCCTGTCATTTAGGAGATGCTGATTTAGCAATTGGTTCCAGGTATGTAACAGGTGTAAATGTAGTGAACTGGCCTTTGAGTCGTGTTTTACTATCCTATTTTGCCTCTGTTTATGTACGCTTTATAACTGGAATGAAAATTCATGATGCAACTGCAGGTTTTGTTTGTTACAAAAGACAAGTATTGGAAAGCATTGATTTAAATAAAATAAAATTTGTAGGGTATGCTTTTCAAATTGAAATGAAATACAGAACCTACTGTAAAAAATTTCAAATTGTTGAGGTACCTATCATTTTTACGGATAGGACTAAAGGGCAATCCAAAATGAGTAATTTAATTATTAAAGAAGCAATTTTGGGAGTTATTTCACTTAGATTAAAAAAATTAGTCAACACATTATAA
- a CDS encoding zinc metallopeptidase, whose translation MGMSYLILAGAIMLFSWLVSSRLKSKFEHYSKLQLQNGMSGAEIAEKMLADNGIRDVRVISVAGQLTDHYNPVDKTVNLSEAVYNQRNAAAAAVAAHECGHAVQHAVGYQWLTMRSQLVPIVNVASTYMQWILLAGILMMKTFPQLLLVGIVIFAATTLFSIVTLPVEYDASNRALAWLENKRMLTPQEQAGAKDSLKWAARTYVVAALGSIATLLYYVSIYMGGNRRN comes from the coding sequence ATGGGAATGAGTTATTTGATTCTTGCTGGAGCAATTATGCTATTTAGCTGGTTAGTTAGTTCAAGACTGAAAAGCAAATTTGAACATTATTCTAAATTACAATTACAAAACGGAATGAGCGGAGCTGAAATCGCCGAAAAAATGCTTGCTGATAATGGAATTCGCGATGTGAGAGTAATTTCGGTTGCGGGACAATTAACGGATCATTACAATCCAGTTGATAAAACGGTGAATTTAAGTGAAGCGGTTTACAACCAACGAAATGCTGCTGCTGCTGCTGTTGCTGCTCACGAATGTGGTCACGCGGTGCAACATGCTGTAGGATATCAATGGTTGACGATGCGATCGCAATTAGTTCCAATCGTAAATGTGGCTTCAACATACATGCAGTGGATTTTGCTCGCAGGAATCTTAATGATGAAAACTTTTCCTCAATTGTTATTAGTGGGAATCGTGATTTTTGCCGCAACAACTTTGTTTTCGATTGTTACTTTACCGGTAGAATATGATGCGAGCAATCGTGCATTGGCTTGGTTAGAAAATAAAAGAATGTTGACACCACAAGAGCAGGCAGGAGCAAAAGATTCGCTTAAATGGGCAGCGAGAACCTATGTAGTGGCTGCTTTAGGGTCAATTGCTACGTTGCTGTACTATGTTTCTATTTATATGGGAGGAAACAGAAGAAATTAA
- the truB gene encoding tRNA pseudouridine(55) synthase TruB, with translation MTTEDFLEGQIILIDKPLNWTSFQAVNKMKWALITKMGLPKKFKIGHAGTLDPLATGLLLVCTGKFTKRITELQGQAKEYTGTFHIGATTPSYDLETEIDQTFPIEHINEALITETVKQFLGEIDQKPPIYSAIKKDGVRLYEHARAGETVEIATRKTTIHEFEITRIELPEVDFRVVCSKGTYIRSLAFDFGKAMNSGSHLTALRRTKIGDYNVTNGINVEVFEQSLAPQL, from the coding sequence ATGACAACCGAAGATTTTTTAGAAGGACAGATTATACTCATTGACAAACCTTTGAATTGGACTTCTTTCCAGGCAGTGAATAAAATGAAATGGGCTTTGATAACCAAAATGGGACTTCCAAAAAAATTTAAGATTGGTCATGCTGGAACTTTAGATCCTTTGGCAACGGGATTGCTTTTAGTATGCACGGGAAAATTTACAAAAAGAATTACGGAACTTCAAGGTCAAGCCAAAGAATACACAGGGACTTTTCATATTGGAGCGACTACTCCTTCGTACGATTTAGAAACCGAAATTGACCAAACATTTCCAATTGAACATATTAACGAGGCTTTAATCACGGAAACCGTAAAACAATTTTTGGGGGAAATCGACCAGAAACCACCTATTTACTCTGCTATAAAAAAAGACGGCGTTCGCTTGTACGAGCATGCCAGAGCAGGAGAAACAGTAGAAATTGCAACTAGAAAAACAACTATACACGAATTTGAAATTACAAGAATTGAACTTCCTGAAGTCGATTTCAGAGTAGTTTGCAGCAAGGGAACCTACATTCGTTCACTGGCTTTCGATTTTGGAAAGGCCATGAATTCAGGTTCGCATTTAACCGCTTTACGCCGCACAAAAATCGGAGATTACAATGTAACTAACGGAATAAATGTTGAGGTATTTGAACAAAGTTTAGCTCCTCAATTGTAA
- the leuS gene encoding leucine--tRNA ligase: protein MKYNPNEIEAKWQKYWLDNATFKAENNSTKPKYYVLDMFPYPSGAGLHVGHPLGYIASDVYSRYKRHQGFNVLHPMGYDSFGLPAEQYAIQTGQRPEDTTSVNIDGGTDKEGNKIAGYRKQLDKIGFSFDWSREVRTSNPDYYKHTQWIFIQLFNSWYNKNSDKAEDISTLVSIFSTEGNANVNAVCDENIEAFSANKWNAFAKEQQERILLQYRLTYLAETEVNWCPGLGTVLANDEIVNGVSERGGFTVVRKKMTQWSMRISAYAERLLQGLNVIDWSESIKESQRNWIGKSVGATVEFNVIPSAVEGTSPKIAVFTTRPDTIFGVTFMTLAPEHELVSQITTAEQKADVEAYIEKTSKRSERERMADVKTISGVFTGAYAEHPFTKEPIPVWIGDYVLAGYGTGAVMAVPCGDERDYAFANFFKGQNGMQEIKNIFDKDISEAAFGAKEGFQLVDSDFLNGLDYKKGTQKVIEELEKINQGKGKTNYRLRDAVFSRQRYWGEPFPVYYVNGLPQMIDAKHLPIILPEVEKYLPTEDGLPPLGNALVWAWDSVKNKVVSTDLVNSSAVEGQTIFALELNTMPGWAGSSWYWMRYMDAHDENEFASKDALAYWESVDLYIGGSEHATGHLLYSRFWNKFLKDKGFAPTEEPFKKLINQGMILGMSAFVYRLDGTNAYVSKNKIDGQKVQPIHVDVSMVNSSDELDIARFKSWREDYADAEFITEENGKYIVGREIEKMSKSKYNVVTPDDICNEYGADTLRLYEMFLGPLEQAKPWNTAGISGVFGFLKKLCRLYFDDNGLIVNNEAPTKDNLKSLHKTIKKVAEDIEGFSFNTSVSQFMICVNELSTQNCHSRAILEPLAIVISPYAPHIAEELWSLLGNSGSIATVAFPVFDAQHLVESSKEYPVSFNGKMRFTMVLPLDLTKEEIEEIVMKDERTIKQLEGRTPNKVIIVPGKIINLVG, encoded by the coding sequence ATGAAATACAATCCGAACGAAATAGAGGCCAAATGGCAGAAATATTGGTTAGATAACGCAACTTTTAAAGCTGAAAACAACTCAACAAAACCTAAATATTATGTCCTAGATATGTTTCCTTATCCATCTGGAGCGGGATTGCACGTAGGACATCCGCTGGGATACATCGCTTCCGATGTGTATTCCAGATACAAAAGACACCAAGGTTTTAATGTCTTACACCCAATGGGCTACGACAGTTTTGGTTTGCCTGCGGAACAATACGCTATTCAAACGGGACAACGTCCGGAAGATACGACTTCGGTAAATATTGACGGAGGAACAGATAAAGAAGGAAATAAAATTGCGGGTTACAGAAAGCAATTGGACAAAATTGGATTCTCTTTCGATTGGAGCAGAGAAGTCCGTACCTCAAATCCGGATTATTACAAACACACCCAATGGATTTTCATCCAATTATTCAATTCTTGGTACAATAAAAACAGCGATAAAGCCGAAGATATTTCGACTTTGGTTTCCATTTTTTCAACAGAAGGAAATGCAAATGTCAATGCGGTTTGCGATGAAAATATTGAAGCATTTTCTGCCAATAAATGGAACGCTTTCGCAAAAGAACAGCAGGAGAGAATTTTGTTGCAATACAGATTGACGTATTTAGCCGAGACTGAGGTGAATTGGTGTCCGGGATTAGGAACGGTTTTGGCAAATGACGAAATTGTAAATGGCGTTTCGGAGCGTGGCGGTTTTACGGTGGTGCGCAAGAAAATGACGCAATGGAGCATGAGAATTTCGGCTTATGCAGAACGTTTGTTGCAAGGTTTGAACGTTATTGATTGGAGCGAAAGCATCAAAGAAAGTCAAAGAAACTGGATTGGTAAATCCGTTGGGGCTACTGTAGAATTCAATGTCATCCCGAGCGCAGTCGAGGGAACTTCTCCTAAAATTGCGGTTTTCACGACAAGACCTGATACTATTTTTGGGGTTACGTTTATGACTTTGGCTCCAGAACATGAATTGGTTTCACAAATTACAACTGCAGAACAAAAAGCGGATGTAGAAGCTTATATAGAAAAAACATCAAAACGTTCCGAAAGAGAGCGTATGGCTGATGTGAAAACCATTTCGGGAGTATTCACCGGAGCGTATGCAGAACATCCGTTTACGAAAGAACCAATTCCGGTTTGGATTGGGGATTATGTTTTGGCAGGTTACGGAACAGGCGCTGTTATGGCGGTTCCTTGTGGTGACGAAAGAGATTATGCGTTTGCGAATTTCTTCAAAGGGCAAAACGGAATGCAGGAAATCAAGAACATTTTTGACAAAGATATATCTGAGGCTGCTTTTGGAGCCAAAGAAGGTTTTCAACTGGTAGATTCTGATTTCCTAAATGGATTAGATTATAAAAAAGGAACTCAAAAAGTAATTGAAGAATTAGAAAAAATAAACCAAGGAAAAGGAAAAACGAATTACCGTTTGCGTGATGCTGTTTTCTCTCGTCAGCGTTATTGGGGAGAACCGTTTCCGGTATATTATGTGAATGGCTTGCCGCAAATGATTGATGCGAAACATTTGCCAATCATCTTGCCAGAAGTAGAGAAGTATTTGCCAACTGAAGATGGTTTGCCACCTTTAGGAAATGCTTTGGTCTGGGCTTGGGACAGTGTAAAAAACAAAGTTGTTTCTACCGATCTTGTCAACTCGAGCGCAGTCGAGGGTCAAACGATATTTGCTTTAGAATTGAACACGATGCCGGGTTGGGCAGGAAGTTCTTGGTATTGGATGCGTTATATGGATGCACACGATGAAAATGAATTTGCGAGTAAAGACGCGCTTGCGTATTGGGAAAGCGTAGATTTATACATTGGCGGAAGCGAACACGCAACAGGTCACTTATTGTATTCCCGTTTTTGGAACAAATTCCTAAAAGACAAAGGTTTTGCACCAACGGAAGAACCGTTCAAAAAACTGATTAATCAGGGAATGATTTTGGGAATGAGTGCTTTTGTGTATAGATTAGACGGAACAAATGCGTATGTTTCTAAAAATAAAATCGATGGACAAAAAGTGCAGCCTATTCATGTTGATGTTTCAATGGTAAATTCATCTGATGAATTAGATATTGCAAGATTCAAAAGTTGGAGAGAGGATTATGCTGATGCAGAATTCATCACCGAAGAAAACGGAAAATACATTGTAGGTCGCGAAATCGAAAAAATGTCAAAATCCAAATACAATGTGGTTACTCCAGATGATATTTGTAATGAATATGGAGCGGATACGTTGCGTTTGTATGAAATGTTCTTAGGACCATTGGAGCAAGCAAAACCTTGGAACACTGCAGGAATTTCGGGAGTTTTTGGTTTCTTGAAAAAACTGTGTCGTTTGTATTTTGATGATAATGGTTTGATTGTGAATAATGAAGCGCCTACGAAAGACAACTTGAAATCATTGCACAAAACCATCAAAAAAGTAGCGGAAGATATCGAGGGTTTCTCTTTTAATACATCGGTTTCTCAGTTTATGATTTGTGTGAATGAATTGTCCACTCAAAACTGTCATTCTCGTGCAATTTTGGAACCATTGGCAATTGTGATTTCGCCCTATGCGCCACACATCGCTGAAGAGTTATGGTCGTTGTTAGGGAATTCAGGTTCGATTGCAACAGTTGCTTTTCCAGTATTCGATGCACAGCATTTGGTAGAAAGTAGCAAGGAATATCCGGTTTCTTTCAACGGAAAAATGCGTTTCACGATGGTTTTACCTTTGGATTTAACCAAGGAAGAAATCGAGGAAATCGTAATGAAAGATGAAAGAACCATCAAGCAATTAGAAGGAAGAACGCCAAATAAGGTGATTATTGTTCCAGGAAAAATAATCAATTTGGTGGGGTAA
- a CDS encoding thioredoxin family protein — MKATIAKALFHSHSYSEYRKLVSDLLLEGKSTGNEQSENLTHYSSLNETRMDRLDKTIRIPDENILKLKNLENHYIWLVISEGWCGDTAQIVPVLNKMVIASEDKIEMRIVLRDENEELMDLFLTNKKKAIPKLIIIDKATGSLIGSWGPRPKGATDLINDYKNKFGVIDEKVKIELQLWYLKDKGLRTQNEVIDLIQNI, encoded by the coding sequence ATGAAAGCAACTATAGCTAAAGCATTATTTCACAGTCATTCGTATTCTGAATATAGAAAATTGGTTTCTGATTTATTATTGGAAGGGAAATCAACAGGGAATGAACAATCCGAAAATTTGACACATTACAGTTCTTTGAATGAAACGCGCATGGATCGTTTGGATAAAACAATAAGAATTCCAGATGAGAATATCTTGAAATTAAAAAACTTAGAAAATCATTACATTTGGTTGGTTATTTCCGAAGGCTGGTGTGGAGATACAGCGCAAATAGTGCCTGTTCTTAATAAAATGGTCATCGCTTCCGAAGATAAAATTGAAATGAGAATTGTTTTGCGTGATGAAAACGAGGAGTTGATGGACTTATTTTTGACGAATAAAAAGAAAGCGATTCCGAAATTAATCATAATTGATAAAGCAACAGGAAGTCTGATTGGCAGTTGGGGGCCAAGACCAAAAGGTGCAACGGATTTGATAAATGATTACAAAAATAAATTTGGGGTTATTGATGAAAAAGTTAAAATAGAATTACAATTGTGGTATTTAAAAGATAAAGGTCTAAGAACGCAAAACGAAGTGATTGACTTGATACAGAATATTTAA